A single window of bacterium DNA harbors:
- a CDS encoding ABC transporter ATP-binding protein yields MSQHEEEIIGKAYDSRLMRRLLTYLHPYRWQVVLAVVVLIFGSLAELLLPWLTRVAIDRYISTRQFRGLIGLAAVYFAVLLMQMTFIFFQTFLTQKIGQKVMYDMRNQIFSHLQRLPLSFFDKNPVGRLVTRATNDVETLNSMLSSGVVTLFGDLFVLFGIIIVMLVFNWQLALLCFTVLPLIFAASAWFRINVRESFRKVRLRIARINSYLQENIMGMSIVQIFNREKKNYRRFDELNHDYLEAYLETIYYYSVFYPLVEIISSLALAIILWYGGIRVISGTLTIGVVVAFVQYSQRFFQPIRDLSEKYNLMQSAMASSERIFKLLDEPEQTLIPDHPAKMPPPCGEIEFRGVSFSYNLDEPVLKQISFRIGCGQKVAIVGATGAGKTTLINLIDRLYEPSSGQILLNGIDTGLYPLAELRRRVRMVLQDVFIFSGTVEYNIRLGDQSIPMDRVVQAAKDVHAHDFIEKLPNGYQTELSERGSNLSVGQKQLLSFARALVFDPEVLIMDEATSSVDTETELLLREATTRLMAGRTSVIIAHRLSTIQNVDWILVLHKGELREMGTHAELLARKGIYHRLYQLQYQN; encoded by the coding sequence TGCGGCGGCTGCTCACCTATCTTCATCCCTACCGCTGGCAGGTGGTGCTGGCCGTGGTCGTTCTCATCTTTGGGTCGCTGGCGGAGTTGCTCCTGCCCTGGCTGACCAGGGTGGCCATCGACCGCTACATCAGCACCAGGCAATTCCGCGGGCTGATCGGGCTGGCGGCGGTCTATTTCGCCGTGCTGCTGATGCAAATGACCTTCATCTTTTTCCAAACCTTTCTGACACAAAAGATCGGGCAGAAGGTGATGTATGACATGCGCAACCAGATCTTTTCTCATCTGCAGCGTCTGCCCCTCTCCTTCTTCGACAAGAATCCGGTCGGCCGCCTGGTCACCCGCGCGACCAATGATGTCGAAACCCTCAACAGCATGCTCTCCAGCGGCGTCGTGACTCTGTTCGGGGATCTCTTTGTCCTCTTTGGCATTATCATCGTGATGCTGGTCTTCAACTGGCAGTTGGCCTTGCTCTGCTTCACCGTCCTGCCCCTCATCTTCGCCGCCAGCGCCTGGTTCAGGATCAATGTGCGCGAATCCTTCCGCAAGGTGCGTCTGCGCATCGCCCGCATCAACAGCTATCTCCAGGAAAACATCATGGGGATGTCGATCGTGCAGATCTTCAACCGGGAGAAAAAGAACTACCGCCGTTTCGACGAGCTCAACCACGACTATCTGGAAGCCTATCTCGAGACCATCTATTACTATTCGGTCTTTTACCCCTTGGTCGAGATCATCAGCTCCCTGGCCCTGGCCATCATTCTCTGGTATGGCGGGATCCGGGTCATCAGCGGTACCTTGACCATCGGTGTGGTTGTGGCCTTTGTCCAGTATTCCCAGCGTTTTTTCCAGCCGATCCGCGATCTCTCGGAGAAATACAATCTGATGCAGTCGGCGATGGCCTCCAGCGAGCGGATTTTCAAACTCCTGGACGAGCCCGAGCAGACGCTGATACCTGATCACCCCGCGAAAATGCCGCCGCCTTGCGGCGAAATCGAGTTTCGCGGGGTCTCTTTCAGCTATAATCTGGATGAACCGGTTCTGAAACAGATCTCCTTCCGGATCGGCTGCGGCCAAAAGGTGGCGATCGTTGGCGCCACAGGCGCCGGCAAAACCACCCTCATCAACCTCATCGACCGGCTCTATGAGCCCAGTTCCGGGCAGATTCTCCTAAACGGCATCGATACAGGACTTTACCCCCTGGCCGAGTTGCGCCGCCGGGTGCGCATGGTACTTCAGGATGTCTTCATCTTCTCGGGAACGGTGGAATACAACATTCGTCTCGGTGATCAATCGATCCCGATGGATCGGGTGGTCCAGGCCGCAAAGGATGTGCATGCCCACGATTTCATCGAAAAACTGCCCAACGGCTACCAGACCGAATTGAGCGAGCGCGGCAGCAATCTTTCGGTCGGCCAGAAACAGCTGCTCTCCTTTGCCCGTGCCCTGGTCTTCGATCCGGAAGTCCTGATCATGGACGAGGCCACCTCCTCGGTCGACACCGAGACCGAACTGCTGCTGCGGGAAGCCACAACCCGGCTGATGGCTGGTCGCACCTCGGTCATCATTGCCCATCGCCTCTCTACCATCCAGAACGTCGACTGGATTCTGGTTCTCCACAAGGGCGAGTTGCGCGAGATGGGCACCCATGCCGAGCTACTCGCCAGAAAGGGGATCTACCATCGGCTCTACCAACTGCAATATCAGAATTAG
- a CDS encoding alpha-amylase family glycosyl hydrolase, with the protein MPSYSPERGSTIGSTNCNIRIRHALAAALLLLAAPAGAGELGPVWYPRVTLARSPHPRRAIDWSQENLYLILVDRFYNGCPANDFGRNPASFCRFDSARNNFSALKYYQGGDLQGVIDKLDYLQDLGVTTLWLSPLFDNSDSAFVGWWPYHGYHPIDFFKVDEHFGDIATLRRLITLAHRRGMKVLLDMIFNHVAPDHPWVARKELWEGEGYRYWFHPHSGTDASTSIVNWQDQQQLETCELNGLPDLAQENPHVYDFLLDMAKFWIVESGCDGFRLDAVKHIPKSFWERICRDLHAFAGPDFLLLGEVFAGETPYVAGYQELGFNALFDIPLYYTLNRVFAQGGSFTLLSRQTALNRQWYHDLLLSQVLDNHDVARFSYWADGHAREKMSAALTYTLVQHGLPMLYYGNEVALEGAAATNEQTGAGQDYLNRLPMPWPRVTGSDRALVRHTRRLLHLRARLAALRSDSLVEIYQDYGVYAFVKYEPKEAILVVLSNSSAPEERRLPLPPGLFSAQTRFEDQLSPLRIKPDADGLSLRLKPWASHLFRIKGYWNRRLLRTLDWACQFTPRISSDMAWVTFRYLGDARSVSLAGDFNGWSASVDSLARSSEGGWQLRLPLKKGRYRYKLVIDNSRWIADPSAPETELDPYGGKNSIVIVP; encoded by the coding sequence ATGCCGAGCTACTCGCCAGAAAGGGGATCTACCATCGGCTCTACCAACTGCAATATCAGAATTAGGCACGCCCTCGCCGCCGCCCTCCTGCTGCTGGCCGCACCGGCTGGCGCCGGGGAACTTGGCCCGGTCTGGTATCCCCGAGTCACGCTGGCCCGGTCACCGCATCCCCGGCGGGCCATCGACTGGTCGCAAGAAAATCTCTATCTGATCCTGGTCGACCGCTTCTACAACGGCTGCCCGGCCAACGACTTCGGCCGCAATCCCGCCAGCTTTTGCCGCTTCGACAGCGCCCGCAACAACTTTTCGGCCTTGAAATATTACCAGGGAGGCGATCTCCAGGGGGTCATTGACAAGCTCGATTACCTCCAGGATCTTGGGGTCACCACCCTGTGGCTCTCGCCGCTGTTTGACAACAGCGACAGCGCCTTCGTCGGCTGGTGGCCCTACCACGGATATCACCCGATCGATTTCTTCAAGGTCGACGAGCACTTCGGCGACATAGCGACCCTGCGGCGTCTGATCACCCTAGCGCACCGGCGCGGCATGAAGGTGCTGCTGGACATGATCTTCAACCATGTCGCGCCGGACCACCCCTGGGTTGCCCGGAAAGAGCTGTGGGAAGGGGAGGGTTACCGGTACTGGTTCCATCCCCACAGCGGCACCGACGCCTCAACCAGCATCGTCAATTGGCAGGATCAACAGCAACTCGAGACGTGCGAACTCAACGGCTTGCCCGACCTGGCCCAGGAGAATCCCCATGTCTACGATTTCCTCCTGGATATGGCCAAGTTCTGGATTGTCGAAAGCGGCTGCGACGGATTCCGCCTCGATGCGGTCAAACATATCCCGAAATCCTTCTGGGAGCGGATCTGCCGGGATCTCCATGCTTTCGCGGGGCCGGATTTTCTCCTGCTGGGCGAAGTTTTTGCTGGCGAGACGCCGTATGTGGCCGGCTACCAGGAGCTGGGATTCAATGCCCTCTTTGACATCCCTCTTTACTACACCCTCAATCGCGTCTTCGCCCAGGGTGGCTCTTTCACGCTGCTCAGCCGTCAAACGGCCCTCAACCGCCAGTGGTACCACGACCTACTGCTCTCGCAGGTCCTCGATAACCACGATGTCGCCCGCTTCAGCTACTGGGCGGACGGTCATGCCCGCGAAAAGATGTCCGCCGCCCTGACCTATACCCTGGTCCAGCACGGCTTGCCGATGCTCTATTATGGTAATGAGGTCGCTCTCGAGGGAGCGGCCGCGACCAATGAGCAAACCGGAGCCGGGCAAGACTATCTCAATCGACTGCCGATGCCTTGGCCCCGCGTGACGGGTTCAGACCGCGCTCTGGTCCGTCACACCCGTCGCCTCCTCCATCTGCGTGCCAGACTGGCCGCTCTGCGCAGTGACTCGCTGGTGGAGATTTACCAGGACTATGGGGTATACGCCTTCGTCAAATACGAGCCCAAAGAGGCAATCCTGGTGGTGCTCTCCAACTCGTCCGCTCCCGAAGAGCGGCGTTTGCCCCTGCCGCCTGGCCTTTTTTCCGCGCAAACCCGCTTCGAGGATCAGCTCTCCCCGCTACGGATCAAACCCGACGCCGACGGCCTCTCCCTGCGCCTGAAGCCGTGGGCCAGCCATCTCTTCAGAATCAAAGGCTACTGGAACCGTCGTCTCCTCCGTACCCTGGACTGGGCGTGCCAATTCACCCCGCGCATCAGCAGCGACATGGCCTGGGTCACGTTCCGCTATCTGGGCGACGCGCGCAGTGTCTCCCTTGCGGGTGATTTCAACGGCTGGAGCGCCAGCGTGGACAGCCTGGCCCGCAGCAGTGAGGGTGGATGGCAGCTCCGCCTCCCGCTTAAAAAGGGCCGCTACCGCTACAAGCTGGTCATCGACAACAGCCGCTGGATCGCCGATCCTTCCGCCCCAGAGACGGAACTGGATCCCTATGGCGGGAAAAACTCCATTGTGATTGTGCCATAA
- a CDS encoding amidohydrolase, with product MMLQECALHGGRFILALSLAGFILAVAVRAQPSGPADLVFYNGRIWTADPQRPEEEALAVRNDRILALGSRKAIEALIGRTTRVIDLKGRVLLPGFIDNHVHFLSSGVQLLGIELRTARSEAEFVARIKERAERYPGRWITGGDWDHESWPGAREPYRDLIDAVTANTPVFVNRLDGHMALANSAALRLAGIDRNTPDPPGGEIVRDPVSGEPTGLLKDEAMTPVYAVIPDASEAERLEGARAAMALARRCGITSIQDVSSAADLRTYQTLLETGELTLRVDCRLPISQYRLLADAGIRAHFGNDQLRIGSLKAFADGSLGSTTALFFAPYEGTYHHGLPMDILLDGRLEQWALDADRSGLQLSVHAIGDSANSRMLDIFDRCVRENPAWDRRFRIEHAQHIARKDLPRFAKLGVIASMQPYHAIDDGRWAWKRIGEARCHEAYPFRSLLDQGVHLCFGTDWSVAPLNPLLGLYAAVTRRTLDDKNPEGWIPEQKITLAEAVACYTRNSAYASFDEKIKGQLKEGYLADLAVLSEDIFTLPPEKIREVQVDFTILNGQVIFERARGDSIPTR from the coding sequence ATGATGCTGCAGGAATGTGCACTGCATGGTGGCCGCTTTATCTTGGCGCTCTCTCTGGCTGGCTTCATCCTGGCGGTGGCGGTTCGGGCGCAGCCTTCGGGCCCGGCCGACCTGGTTTTCTATAACGGCCGGATATGGACGGCCGATCCACAGCGGCCCGAGGAGGAGGCCCTGGCCGTACGCAACGACCGGATCCTTGCCCTTGGCAGCCGCAAGGCGATCGAGGCCCTGATCGGCCGCACCACCCGGGTGATCGATTTGAAAGGCCGGGTGCTGCTGCCGGGTTTCATCGACAATCATGTCCATTTTCTTAGCAGCGGCGTGCAGCTCCTGGGAATAGAATTGCGCACGGCCAGGAGCGAAGCCGAATTCGTGGCAAGGATCAAGGAGCGCGCGGAACGCTATCCCGGCCGCTGGATTACCGGCGGCGACTGGGATCACGAGAGCTGGCCCGGTGCGCGCGAGCCGTACCGCGACCTGATCGATGCCGTGACCGCCAACACGCCGGTCTTCGTCAACCGCCTGGACGGCCATATGGCGCTTGCCAATTCCGCCGCCCTCCGGCTGGCGGGGATCGACCGCAATACTCCTGATCCTCCTGGAGGGGAGATCGTACGCGATCCGGTGAGCGGGGAACCCACTGGCCTGCTCAAGGACGAGGCGATGACGCCGGTCTATGCCGTCATCCCGGACGCGAGTGAGGCGGAACGTCTTGAAGGCGCACGGGCCGCCATGGCCCTGGCGCGCCGCTGCGGGATTACCAGCATCCAGGATGTCAGCTCGGCCGCGGACCTCCGCACCTATCAGACGCTCCTCGAAACGGGCGAACTGACCCTGCGCGTCGATTGCCGCCTGCCCATCAGCCAATATCGTCTGCTCGCCGACGCCGGCATCCGCGCCCATTTCGGCAACGATCAGCTGCGCATCGGCAGCCTCAAGGCCTTCGCCGACGGTTCGCTCGGCTCGACCACCGCGCTCTTTTTCGCACCCTACGAAGGCACCTACCATCACGGCCTGCCCATGGATATCCTCCTCGATGGCCGTCTCGAACAGTGGGCCCTGGATGCAGATCGATCCGGTCTGCAGCTCTCCGTTCATGCCATCGGCGACAGCGCCAACAGCCGCATGCTCGATATCTTTGATCGCTGCGTCCGCGAAAATCCCGCCTGGGACCGCCGCTTCCGCATCGAACATGCCCAGCACATCGCCCGCAAGGACCTCCCCCGCTTCGCCAAGCTCGGTGTTATCGCCTCAATGCAGCCCTATCACGCGATCGATGACGGCCGCTGGGCCTGGAAGCGCATCGGTGAAGCGCGCTGCCATGAGGCTTATCCCTTCCGCTCGCTGCTCGACCAGGGCGTGCATCTCTGCTTCGGCACCGACTGGTCCGTCGCGCCGCTCAATCCCCTGCTCGGCCTCTATGCGGCGGTAACGCGCCGGACCCTCGATGACAAGAATCCCGAAGGATGGATCCCGGAGCAGAAAATCACCCTCGCCGAAGCGGTCGCCTGCTATACCCGCAACAGCGCTTATGCTTCCTTTGATGAAAAGATCAAAGGCCAGCTGAAGGAGGGCTACCTGGCTGATCTGGCCGTCCTCTCCGAGGATATTTTCACGCTTCCGCCGGAGAAGATCCGGGAAGTCCAGGTCGATTTTACCATCCTGAACGGCCAGGTGATCTTCGAGCGCGCAAGGGGCGATTCCATCCCCACGCGTTGA
- a CDS encoding ferredoxin — translation MKTKVDPDLCTACELCSGDHPELYEMKGDVAVAISEEVPADMEAAARDAADNCPAGAISVE, via the coding sequence ATGAAGACCAAAGTTGATCCTGATCTCTGCACCGCTTGCGAGCTCTGCTCTGGTGATCATCCCGAACTTTATGAAATGAAGGGCGATGTGGCTGTGGCGATCTCGGAAGAGGTGCCCGCCGATATGGAAGCCGCCGCCCGGGACGCTGCCGATAACTGCCCCGCCGGCGCGATCAGCGTCGAGTAA
- a CDS encoding nucleoside recognition domain-containing protein, with amino-acid sequence MMNYVWFALVAIAFVVGAFKGNIEAVTKGALDSASTAVNIALGLIGIMTMWLGIMKLAEEAGLVQILSRAIRPVSKRLFPDIPSDHPAIGAILLNISANWLGLSNAATPMGLKAMEQLQTLNPKKESASDAMIMFLALNTGSITLIPMTVIAVRATMGSANPTEIIGSTIFASMLATLTGILAAKSFLALDAGRDHFRAALRRAWRPLGIAAAMVAAIAMLAASGVLSVLAALMPPDAFRSGVTWVSTWAIPLLLFIIPLYAFIKKIKVYEVFIDGAKEGFQVAVRIIPFLTAILVAIGMFRASGAMETFVSLLSPLTNLIGMPAEVLPAALMRPLSGSGSLGIITELLKNHGPDSLIGRMASTIYGCSETTFYVVAVYFGSVQIKNIRSAIWVGLLADLAGILGAVFICRYLFA; translated from the coding sequence ATGATGAACTATGTCTGGTTTGCACTGGTGGCGATTGCCTTTGTCGTGGGAGCCTTCAAGGGGAACATCGAGGCGGTCACCAAGGGCGCGCTCGACTCCGCCAGCACCGCGGTGAACATCGCCCTCGGCCTGATCGGCATCATGACGATGTGGCTGGGCATCATGAAGCTTGCCGAAGAAGCGGGTTTGGTGCAGATCCTCTCCCGGGCCATCCGCCCCGTCAGTAAACGGCTTTTCCCGGATATCCCCTCCGATCATCCCGCCATCGGCGCCATTCTCCTCAACATCTCGGCCAACTGGCTCGGTCTCAGCAACGCCGCGACCCCCATGGGCCTCAAGGCCATGGAGCAGCTCCAGACCCTGAATCCGAAAAAGGAGTCCGCGAGCGACGCGATGATCATGTTTCTCGCCCTTAATACCGGCAGCATCACCCTCATCCCCATGACCGTTATCGCGGTGCGCGCCACCATGGGCTCGGCTAATCCGACCGAGATCATCGGCTCAACCATTTTCGCCTCCATGCTGGCAACCCTCACCGGCATCCTGGCCGCTAAGAGCTTTCTCGCGCTCGACGCCGGCCGGGACCATTTCAGGGCCGCGCTGCGTCGCGCCTGGCGGCCCCTGGGGATTGCCGCAGCGATGGTTGCCGCCATCGCCATGCTCGCCGCCAGCGGCGTTCTCTCCGTTCTCGCTGCCCTGATGCCGCCGGACGCCTTCCGCAGCGGTGTCACGTGGGTTTCTACATGGGCCATACCGCTTCTCCTTTTCATCATTCCGCTCTATGCCTTCATCAAGAAGATCAAGGTTTATGAGGTCTTTATCGACGGCGCCAAGGAGGGATTCCAGGTGGCCGTCCGCATCATCCCCTTTCTGACCGCCATTCTCGTCGCCATCGGCATGTTCCGGGCCTCCGGCGCCATGGAGACCTTTGTATCTCTCCTCTCCCCCCTGACCAACCTGATCGGCATGCCCGCCGAGGTTTTGCCCGCGGCGCTGATGCGCCCGCTCTCAGGCAGCGGTTCCCTCGGGATCATCACCGAACTGCTTAAAAACCACGGCCCGGATTCGCTGATAGGGCGCATGGCCTCGACCATCTATGGCTGCTCGGAGACCACCTTTTACGTCGTCGCCGTCTATTTCGGATCGGTTCAGATCAAGAACATCCGCAGCGCGATCTGGGTGGGGCTGCTCGCCGATCTCGCCGGAATCCTCGGTGCGGTCTTCATCTGCCGCTATCTTTTCGCGTGA
- a CDS encoding LysE family transporter encodes MYIVIAAIIGFIAAIPIGPINVYAITQTMKRDFTHGFLAGLTSALLDVIFCFAAIAGTHHLTSRITELLPYIKLLGVIIILSIAFRLLHQARHFIPIRSSDQPKVMTAPRPIIGAMLLYLTNPSLYMFWLAVGGTISAHRLVSPREWSGLVFALMAGVGTTLWYLLLCRYVAKYHHQFSQSTFARILRFTALILILLALYTAVTLVI; translated from the coding sequence ATGTACATTGTGATCGCTGCCATCATCGGCTTCATCGCCGCCATCCCCATCGGCCCGATCAACGTCTATGCCATCACCCAGACGATGAAACGCGACTTTACGCATGGATTCCTGGCCGGTCTCACCTCCGCACTTCTTGATGTTATCTTTTGCTTTGCAGCCATCGCCGGCACGCATCATCTGACCTCCCGAATCACCGAATTGCTCCCCTATATCAAGCTACTCGGCGTTATCATCATCCTCTCCATTGCCTTCCGGCTCCTCCATCAGGCCCGGCATTTTATCCCGATCAGGAGCAGCGACCAACCCAAGGTGATGACGGCGCCGCGCCCGATCATCGGCGCCATGCTACTCTATCTGACCAATCCCAGCCTGTATATGTTCTGGCTCGCTGTCGGCGGTACCATCAGCGCCCACCGCCTGGTCTCGCCGCGCGAGTGGAGCGGTCTCGTATTTGCCCTGATGGCAGGGGTTGGCACAACCCTCTGGTACCTGCTCCTCTGCCGCTATGTCGCCAAATACCACCACCAGTTTTCGCAATCTACCTTCGCAAGAATCTTGCGTTTCACCGCCCTCATCCTCATCCTCCTTGCGCTCTATACCGCAGTCACCCTGGTGATTTAG